CCCCAGCAGTTGAGCGTGTAGAGTTCTGCCGGCGAACCGCCCGCCAGCGCCGTGCCCGCAAACGAGAGCGCGGCAATCAGGACGGCGATAGCGCGCGGCTTCATATCGCCCAAGCGTACTACTTGGCGGCCTTGTCGCCCAACTGCTTCATCAGCGCGTCGCGTTCGGTGTGAACGGCGGCCGAGGTAAGCTGCTTCGCGCGTTCCGTCTTGACCTCGTCGGGAGAAATAGGCTTGAAGTCCGCCGGCAGCACCTTGGCATTGAAGCTCGTAAGCACGTAGGTGAGCACCTCGGCGACTTCCTGGTCGCTAAGCTGTGGCCACGGCGGCATGTCACCCTCGAAGCTGTCGCCGCCGGAATCGATCTTGCCGCCCATGCCGAAGGACACGACGTCGACTATGTACGCGCGTCCATCCTTGAGCGCGACGTATTTGCCCACCGTGTCGGCGAGCGGCGGATATACCGAGGGTGCGCCCTTGCCGTCGGGCTGGTGGCAGACGGCGCAATTCGAGATGAACGTGTTGTGCCCGTCCGCCTGCGCCGCCGGCGTCCCGGCCG
The genomic region above belongs to Candidatus Binataceae bacterium and contains:
- a CDS encoding cytochrome c, which translates into the protein MCLLSLAAGTPAAQADGHNTFISNCAVCHQPDGKGAPSVYPPLADTVGKYVALKDGRAYIVDVVSFGMGGKIDSGGDSFEGDMPPWPQLSDQEVAEVLTYVLTSFNAKVLPADFKPISPDEVKTERAKQLTSAAVHTERDALMKQLGDKAAK